From Pongo pygmaeus isolate AG05252 chromosome 1, NHGRI_mPonPyg2-v2.0_pri, whole genome shotgun sequence, one genomic window encodes:
- the LOC129034002 gene encoding large ribosomal subunit protein eL21 — protein MTNTKGKRRGTRYMFSRPFRKHGVVPLATYMRIYKKGDIVDIKGMGTVQKGMPHKCYHGKTGRVYNVTQHAVGIVVNKQVKGKILAKRINVRIEHIKHSKSRDSFLKRVKENDQKKKEAKEKGTWVQLKRQPAPPREAHFVRTNGKEPELLEPIPYEFMA, from the coding sequence ATGACgaacacaaagggaaagaggagaggcaccCGATATATGTTCTCTaggccttttagaaaacatggagttgttcctttggccacatatatgcgaatctataagaaaggtgatattgtagacatcaagggaatgggtactgttcaaaaaggaatgccCCACAAGTGTTACCATGGCAAAACTGGAAGAGTCTACAATGTTACCCAGCATGCTGTTGGCATTGTTGTAAACAAACAAGTTAAGGGCAAGATTCTTGCCAAGAGAATTAATGTGCGTATTGAGCACATCAAGCACTCTAAGAGCCGAGATAGCTTCCTGAAACGcgtgaaggaaaatgatcagaaaaagaaagaagccaaagagaaaggtaccTGGGTTCAACTAAAGCGCCAGCCTGCTCCACCCAGAGAAGCACACTTTGTGAGAACCAATGGgaaggagcctgagctgctggaacctattccctatgaattcatggcataa